One Pyrobaculum sp. 3827-6 genomic window, CGGCTTCGCCGTGCTTATCGCCATGGGGTATGCGATGGGGGCTGTGGTTAAGACGGCGCAGGCCTCTACGCAGAAATTCGCCGTTGTGGTCAACGGCACGACCCCCCTCGGCGAGAGGTATGCGGAGATACTACGCGCCATGGGCGGCGATATCTACCGCAGCTTCTCCCCCGCTCTCCTAGATAGGTACGGCTACGTCGTGGTGATCCCCGGCAACTTCTCACTGCCGGCCCGGCTACCCGTCTACACCCGCTACCGGGGGCTCATGGCGTTGGCCCCTCCTAACGTGCTCCAAAACGCCGCGGCTAAGCTGGCCGAGGAGCTGGGCGTCCCGCCGCGCCTCGTGGAGCCCAGGCTCTACATCTACATGGGGCGCCACGTGCTGACAGACCGCGACGTCGGGGCAGTCTTCGGCTTGTTTCTCGTGTCATGGATGTTTATGTTTATTGTGCCACTGATCATAGCCTCCACGGCGGCGGTGTCCATCGGCATGGAGAAGGAGAAGCGAACCTTCGAGCTCATACTGTCGACGCCCGTCACCCCCACGGCGCTCGTCACTGCGAAGTTCCTCAGCACCTTGCTACTGGCCCTTATACAATTCGGGGTCATGACGGCGGGGCTCTTTATCTACATGGCCAACATCGCCGCCGCTGTGGCGGCCTCGCCGCCTCCGTCTGGGGAGGCTTTTGAACTTGGCTTCGCGCCGAGTCCCCAGCTGGTAGCCGCCGTGGCTCTGTCCTCCCTGGCGCTGGCCCTAGCCCTCCTGGGCCTCGCCTTCTTCGCCGCTACCAAGGCCGAAGACGTGAAGACAGCCCAGAGCGTCGTGCCCCTAGTGGTCTTCCCGCTGTTGATCCCCTCGTTTGCGGCGCTGTTCGGGTCTGTGGAGGGCTGGGAGGCCTACCCCTTTGTCCACCCGCTTGTGGTGGCCTACGCCGTGATGCAGGGAGAGTGGGGGAAGGCGTATACGTACCTCGCGCTGGACTGGGCACTGGCGGCCGCGGTGGCGCTGGTGGTTGCCAGGCTCGTCACGGCGGAGTACCTCGTCTTGGGGAGGGTGAGGCGATGATACGGGCGGCCGGCTTGGAGAAGAGGTTTGGCCGCGTCGAGGCGCTGAGGGGGCTGTCGCTGGAGGTGGGGGAGGGCGCCGTGGCGGGCCTCGTGGGGCCTAACGGCGCCGGCAAGACCACGACGCTGAGGATACTGGCGGGTCTCATCAAGCCTGACGGGGGCTTCGCCGAGGTCCTCGGCGTCCGGACGGACTCGCCCGAGTTTAGAAAGGTGAAGAGGTGGCTGGCGTATCTGCCGGAGGAGGTTCTGCCCTACGACAACCTCACCGGGAGGGCCTTTATCGAATTTATCCACGGCCTGTACGGCGTGGACAACATAGGGGAGGCTGTGGAGATCTCCGGCCTCGGCCCCCGTGTGGAGGACAAGGTGAAGACCTACTCCAGGGGGATGAAGCGGAGGCTCGTCGTGGCGGCTCTCCTCACCGTGGGGGCCAGAGTCCTTCTGCTGGACGAGCCAACCGCCGGGGTGGACGTGGTGCACGCGGTGGAGATTCGAAAGCTTGTGAGGGAGAAGGCCAAAGGCGCCGCCGTGCTGTACTCAAGCCACAACATGCTGGAGGTGGAGACGCTGTGCGACGTCGTGTACTTCGTCAACAACGGCGTGGTTATAGACAGCGGGAGGCCCGGCGATCTTGTGGCGAGGTACGGCGCGGCGAATTTAGAAGAGGCCTTCGTCAAGGCGCTTCGACAAACCTCAGCGGCGGGAGGCCGAGGAGCTCCGCCTCCCTAGCCATGGCCTCCCTGCCCCCAGGCCCCACCAGGTACCGCGACCTCATGAAGTACTCCTCCACAAGCCCCCTCCTAACCCCCAGCCTCCCCGCCACCGCCTCCACGAGGGGGGCCGGGTTTTCGTAAAACGCCGCGACGGAGTTCTCCATCTCTGCCACCGCCGCCTCGGCCTCGGGGCCCCACCTCCTCGCCACCAACACGGCGAAGAACAGCGGCGACCCCACCCGGCTCCACCAGAGCTCCCCCACGTCGACGATGTGGGGCACGCCTCTGTCGGCCATCTTCAAAGCCTCGTCCCCCACAGCCAACACGCCGCCGCATTCCTCCAGCGCCCTCCACGGATCCTCCACCCTCGTGAAGCTGAGGCCAAACAACCTCCGCAACACCAGTGCGCTGACCGTGGTGTCCGACACCGCGCAGTAGCCGCCCGGGCCCCTACCCCGGAAGAGCCTAGCCGATATTATAGGCCCCACGCTGTATATAGCCAGCCGCGGCACGACCGGGAGCCCGAGCTCAGCCGCCAGGGTAATCGGCACGAAGCCCATCTCGGCGACGCCGTCAGCCAAGTACCTAGCGGCCTCGATGTTCCCCGCCTCGACCACCTCCACCCTAGCCCTCCAAAACAGCGGCTCGCTGTGAGCATAGCGAATCCTTACGACACTCACACCTCCACAAAAACACCCCTATATTACATTGAGTTAAAACACCTCAAAAAGCAATTCAACACAGAAACCAAGCCGCAAAAAGGAAAAAGAAAACAATAGAAGAAATAGCAAATAGTAAAAATAAATGTACTCTACTTTTCCTTTAGGTCCCTTTTCTTTATTTTGATATAAATTATCAACGGCACAGATAGCATCACAAACGCTAAGAAGAATATGAGCAATGTAAATGACACAAAGCGAAGTAGAGCTAAATCATTGAATAGCGCCAACCACGATAATACCATACCAGTAACCCAAACGGCACCAACGGCAAAGTCGGATTCAATAGACCCCCTACATCTAAAAAATCCTCCTCTTCTGAAATCTAGTGTGAAATATAAAACTACCGCTGTCACTCCTACCAATAATAGGCCCAATGCTGAGTAAAACGACATATTTGAGCGATATATATTACCAGAGAGAAGTCCAAGCAAAAATATAGCTAAAAAAAGGATACCCATTACCAGAACATTATGACACCTCATGTCTTAGCACTAAGTTGCTTCCTTATATAGTTTTCATCTTAGACAACAATAATACGCTTGTTGCGCCGCATAAACACATATACCCACCCCCAGTGCACATAGTACACAACCAGCCAAAGATGTCCCCACGCACAATAAACATGTCCATGCTGTGAATATATTAATACATGCCCCGATGCAAGGTATAAGCTGGGCGCATAAAGGACAGTATCCCAGCAGTGCTGAGTCCCCGAGGGCACATGCTATTAAGTTTCCTATAGAAGCTACACAACAAATCAGGTCAAAATCAGTTACAATTGCCACTGTAGGTGCTTTTCCGTTATACTGCGGCATTTCCTTCTCAATGAATTTAGCTAGTTTGTTGAGTTCCTTGTATGCGATATCCCATGCTCTTGGACTGTCATTCTTTACTTGCTTTAATGCATTTCCTATTATGCGATAACTATCAGCAAGAGTTGTAGCGTTTCTTATTATTATAATCTCGGTAGCTGTTACATTCTTTTTGAAAGGCGTTGAATCTATTCTTGTATAGAATAGAGAATACTCACCGTTAGGCTTTGTATAGATTATTGTAATAGTTGTAAAGTTGTAGTGACCAGGCTGATCTCTACCCACCACCTTATAAACCAGCACATAGAAGGTAAAGTTAACAGTACCATTTGTGACAATCACTTTACCGAAGGCAAGGCTATAATTACCAACACCTTCAACCCAAGTTTTGTTTACTATTACATTTACATTATAACTGATTTTAAGGTTACTGCTAGTGATATTAACATTACACTTAGCATTAGTTTTATTAATTTCATAATGTGTGAAGTTATATTTTGTTAATATTTCAGTTAACGAAGTAATATTATAGAAGGGTTTTTGTTTTTCATCTAGAGTTACTTGAATAAGGTGGCCGTTCAGTTTGAGATCTTGCACGACCCCGCCAGCGAATGTGGTATACTGACCTCCAAATATTATTAACAACAGTAGCATCGCCTTGGCTAGCTTTACAACGGATGTAGGCTTTGCGGCGGTTTCTATTCTTCTTATCTTTTTTAACGCGTTCATGAGACCGTGACCATCTGTTTTTTAAAGATTCACCATTTTTTTTGTAATACTTTTCCGCTAAGTTTATAAAGCCACATTTTTCCGCCTTATATGTTAAAAGGGGACACGGCGTGTGCTCCTTAATAATGACAATGTCTATGTAGTGCTCGGGTAGCTCTAGGCGGCGGACAGTAGCTCGCCCAGCGCTTCGAACGAGACTGCGGACACTGCCAAGTCCAGATCGCCAGCTTCTGTGCCTGACGTATCTGAGCCGAAGAGAAAGGCAAATCTAGCATAGCGCCCCCATGGCAATGTCTGCAAAGCCTTTAGAGACATCTCGTATGGCCTCCGACTCACTTTTCTAGTCGCTACTCTTCTTTACAAGCTCAGTCTTCTGGCGGCCGCGTCTCTTGGCTATTGCAGCCGCCGCCACAAGCGCCGCCGCCACCGCCGCCAGTGCCGCCAGGCCTGGGCCGGGGTTCGCCGCCTCGCCTAGGGGCTGGGCGCGGCTCTTCACGGCTAGGGTGACGGTTGCGTTTTCTGTGTAGATCTGCCCCGCCTCGTCCATGTATCTGAGCTGTATCACCGCCGTGTAGTTGCCCGGGGCTGTGGCGTTGAGGAGGAGCGAGGTGGCTGTGGACTGCTGTGGCTGTATCTGGCCGAGGTATGCGTCTCCAATTATCGCCGCGGCGCCGGGCGCGGATAGTCTAACCTCGACGTTGTAGGCCGTGGCGAAGCCTGAGTTGTGGAGCGTGACTGCGAGGGAGACTGGGCGGCCCGCCTCTGGGTTTCTCGGGGCCACGTCGATGGAGGCGATCTTCACGCGTGGTTCTCTTACTACGGCGAGCTCTACGATCTTCCTCTCCTGTCCGCCGAAGCCCTCCGGCGTGGTGTAGTAGACGTCGCAGGTGATCTCCACGGGGCCCGCCGCCGTTAGGGGGACGTCTACGGTGTAGTTCACCACAGCGTAGCCGCCCGGGGTGAGCTCCACCTTCTGGAGGAGCGGTGGGGAGTATCTAGAGGTAACCACCACGTAGGCGTCTATCCTGCTGGCTCTGCCTATGTAGTAGATGCGTATAGGCACCACGTCGCCCCTCCCCGCGGCCACCGCAGATTTGGAGGGGAGTATGAGGAAAGCCTCGCCGCCCACCACCGGGAGCTCCACCACGTGCTCCTCGCTCCACCTCTGCGACGACACGACTACCCTCAGCCTCACCGACTGCCCCTGTGGGATGAGCCTAGCCACCGCCCTGGCCTCGTTTACCCCGCTGACGGTGAGGGGGGTGGGGCCCGCGGAGGCGGCACCCTCGGGGTATACAGAGGCGTTGAAGGCGCCGGGGGCGGTGATGGACAGCGTTACGTTGTTAACCACGCCCCTCACCAAGACGCCGGGCGCCGCGGAGACTCTCGCCATCGCCGCCGCTGGGGTCGTGGCGAGGGTCAGCACCGCCTCCTCACGCCTCAGCACCCCGCCCATTGTGTAGTACACCTCGGCCCTCAGCTGTACCGTCTGGGAGGTGGGCACCACGTCTACCACCCCCCGCCCGATCCCGCCCCTCACCTCTATGACGTATATGCTTCTGCTGGCGGAACCCCCCGCGACGGTTAGATAGGCCACGCCGTCCGCGCCGCTGGGCACCGCCACGGTGACGTTTACGTTGTTAAGTGTCCCCGGCGTGAGGGCCGGCCGATCGGCTTGGAGCTGGACGGCGGGCGGGGGAGCTACAGGTATTTGGAGGTGGATTTCTCTTGTGTAGAACCTCCCCGTGGCGTCGGCGGCGTTGACCGCCACCTTTACCGTGGGCGTGTAGCTCTCGGCGACGAGTCTCAGAGGAATTATGTTGACTCCCGGCCTCAGCGCCACTGCCGATCCAGGCCACAGAACCCTCGCCCCGGAGCCCTCTATCCTGGCCTCCCCTCCGAGAGCGCCCCTCAGGACAACGGTGAGGTTCACGGCGGCGGGCAGTCCGTAGACGGCGGCGCCGCTGAGCCGGGCCTCTGCCTCGGGAACAGCGGGCACGTAGATGTCGACGTGCTCTATATGCTCCCCGCCCTGGCCCAGCCCAGGCTCTGTAAACCTCCACCGCCAGACAAGAGCGGCGGGGCATGTGGCGTTTAGCCGCTCTACTGCCACTACGAGACGCGCCGTGGCGGCGCCGGGCCCCGCCTCCAGCGCCCGGTGCGCCTCCAGAGGCTTCACCCAGCCACACCTGGGGATCAGCACAACGGAAAGATCTACAAGCTTTGTCTTTGTGTAGAACCCCACCTCAACGATCCCGGGGGCTCCGGGTTGCCGCGGGGGATCGGCCCATTTGTAGTAGAAATAGACGACTGCGGTATCCGAGGCGCCTGCTACCGCCTGACCCGCGGCGAGGTGCACGAGCAGTAGTAGTAGGCTAATGTAGATACCTACCCGCGAGTTCATACACGCCGTAGAACACCGCCCAGTAAAGAGCGTTTACAGCCGTAAATAGAATTAGGCCAGTGGTTAGATTCATCCCAACCACCTCGACTTTTCCAATGCCTAAGAGGAGCGGCAGTATAAACAGTGATGTGGTTACGGCGAATCCCACTGCGGCCACGTACAAGCCTCCCTTCCTCCCCAGCGCTAGGTCTAGTATAACCCCCAGCAGTATATAGAGGAACCCACCGCCTACCGACTCTAGTTTAAATCCACTCATTACAATGTTTACTGCAAGTACCGCAAGCCCCGCAATTAAGCCTTTTAACACATGAGACGGAAAAATGCGGCTTTATAAACTTAGCGGAAAAGTATTACAAAAAAAATGGTGAATCTTTAAAAAACAGATGGTCATGATTTCATGAACGCGTTAAAAAAGATAAGAAGACTAGAAACCGCCGCAAAGCTTGCACCCGCACTAATGCTAGGAGCGACGCTACTGGCCGGCCAAGCGCTGGCTGGAAATGTACAGCCAAATACCATATGCATTGAGGGAGTTGGCTGTATAGGGATTTGCTTCCCAATAGGTCCAGTTCTTGTCTGCCTCTAAGACTCTGTATCAAAGACTAAGTGAAAATTTTTTCTTTTTGAAAACTTGGCTATGCATTAGTTTTCTTTAAAAAGATTTGATTTTCATTTCTTTGTGTTGTCGCTCTATCAAATATATTTGAGGGAAAGAAGGGGGTCAGTTGCGGCGTTGTATGTTTTGTCTCTGCTTGGGTTTCTGGCGTCTGTGGCTGTGGTGGCGTTTTGGTCCATTGGGGGGAGGCTGGGGGAGGAGTTGAGAGCCCAGCTGGGCGCCGGTACTGTGGTGGTGGCGGGCGGCGACTTTACAGACGGCGACTTGGCCAAGGCCTTGTCACTCGGCTGTTTTTCAGAGGGGTATGGCGTCTCTTTCCTCCAGGGGGTTTTGGTGCTCCCAAACGGCACTAGGCGCGGCGTCGTGGTGGGGGCCGTGCCCGGCGGCGTGATGGGCGCCTCGGGCGCGGCGGCTACAGCCTTTAGCCTAGTGGCGGAAAGGGGGGACGTCGTTATGCTGGAGGTAGAGGGGCGCCTCGTTAGGCTTTTTGTAAACTCGACATTTACGCGTATGTTCTCCCTCATGGGTCTCTCTGCTGACGTCTATGTGGATAGGTCTGTGCTGGGCGTGGGGAGGTACGGCGCCTTGATTCTCCGTAAAGCTGGGGGAGGTGGCTGTCTAGAGGGGCTTAGGGCGCTGTTTCCCAAGGCCGCTGTGCTGGACTCGGACTCTTTTATCTCTGCGCTGTGGGGGCAGTTGCTGGTGTATCTGGCGGCTGCAGGCCTCGTGGCGGTGAGTGTGGTGACCGCCGTCGCGGCGTTGATATACACCTTATCCACCACCCTCTACTTCCTCCATTTCAAGGAGTTCGCCGTGTTGAGAGTGCTGGGTTTGAAGAAGCGGGGCCTTCTGGGGCTTGTCTCGCTTCTCTTCTTCACCCCCGTCGCCGCCGGCGTCTTGACGGGTGTCCCCATTGCCCTGGCCGCCGCGGCTAGCTCCGGCTTGGACCCCGCTCTGAGCGTTGGCCTACCGGCGGCGGTGCTCCTGGCCTCTTCTACCCTGGCGTCTCTGCCCGCGCTGAGGCGCCTCTACGCCTTGTCGCCAGCGGCGGCTCTCCGCTACGAGTAGGGGTTCCAGCCCTCCAGCGCCCAGCGCCAGAAGGGCTTCACCTCCACCATGCCCAGCTTGGCCTCTTGGTGGAGTGTCACCACGGTGGCCTTTCTCGCGCCTAGGCGCCTCGCGGCGCGGGCCAGCGCCTCCACCTCCCTCTCCATGTTCTCCTCGTGTAGCTCCGCGGCCACCTGCACGGCCTCCGCGGGCTGTCCCCCCACTGTTACGAGGAAGTCGACCTCCCACTTCTCCCCCGCGGCGTAGTATATCTCGGCGGGGGGCGAGGAGCTTAGGGCTCTGCGGAGTAGTTCGAGAAACACAGCGTTTTCCAAGTCGCGGCTCGGGTCTTTACGGCCCAGCAGTCCGTACCCTGTGTCTACTAGGTAGATCTTGCGCGGCGCGGCCTCCGCCTCTCTAGTTGACTTTGCAAATCTCTTGACTTGGAATAGGAAGAAGGCTTCCTCCAGATACTTGACGTAGTTTATCACAGTCCTCTTGGTGACCCCCCTCTGCTTGAGCAGGCGGTGTAGCGAACTGTAGGTCAGGTACCTCCCATAGTTATTCAAGACGTAGGCAACCACGGCGTCGAGGGCGGCTCTGTTCCTCACGCCGTGGCGGTCGGCCACGTCTCTCACGACGACTGTGAGGAGGTATTCCTTCAACAGCCTGTAGGGATCCCCGCCAAGGGCCACCTCTGGGAAGCCCCCGAACTTGAGGTACTCCTCCTGCAACTTGGCAACGGCGTGTCTCTCAGGCCTCCACACGAGGTCGGGCCTCGGGTCGATGCCCTTGAAGTGGAGGTACTCCCTGAAGCTGAGGGGTAGGAGCAGATACGTCAATCCCCTGCCCCTCATCTCCCTAGCCACGTCGCCCGCCAGGAGCGCCGAGGTGGAGCCAGTTGCGTACACCGAGTAGCCCCTGTCAAGCAGGTACCGCACAGCCTTCTCCCACCCCTCCACCGCCTGCACCTCGTCGAGGTAAGCCGCCTTCGGCCCGCCGAGTCTCGCGTGCGCCTCGACGAGCACCTCCACGTCTCTTGGCTCAAACCCCTCGAAGAGGGGGTGCTCGAAATCTACGTAGATGCCTCCGCGTTGCGTCATTAGCCAATAGAGGTAGTAGGTCTTGCCGGCCCTCCTAGGCCCCGTGATGACCACGGCCTTCCCCGGCATCTCCTCCACCTTCAGTTCCCGCGGCTTCAGAGACGTGGGTATGTTGAAGTCTGCGAAGTAGCGGAGGACGTCCACAATATCCACATCCAGTAGAGAACCAGGTGTTTATAAACTCTGGTGTTTTTTAGGGAACCAGATAAGGGGGCTAACCCGCCTTTCTGCCGACGCCTATGAGTAGAGGGATTCTCCTCTCCACAGCCACTGCGAAGTGGGTGGTCAGCACATCTCTTAGACACTGCTCGGTGCAACCGTGGGACCCGGCTAGGGGCATCCTCCCGAGGTCTACCTCCACCACGAGGAAGTAGCCCCCCGGCTTGAGCACTCTCCACACCTCCGCAACAGACCGGCCGTGGTCACCCCAGTGGTGCACCGTAAAGAGGGCGACCGCGACGTCGAAGGCGGCTTCTCTCGCCGGCATCTTGAAGCTGACCCCGGCCACCGACGCGCCGGGCGCCCTCCTCTGTGCGTATTTCAACATGGGTGGGGAGGCGTCTACCCCCACCACCCGGTACCCCCTGCGCTCCAGCGCCTTGAGCAGTTCGCCTACCCCCGGGCCTATCTCCAGCACATACGCCCCGGGGCTTGCGAGCTCCGCGACTCTCCTCGCCGCGAGGCCATAGGCCCAGTGGAAAAGCCGCATAGCCACCAAGACGTTGTAAAACGCGGCGGTGCCGCCGTCGAAGGTCTCCATTTCCACCGCCTCCAAGCCCTTTGTGGTTAAAAAGCTTTGTTAAACTAGTGGCAACGGCTGTGTGTGATGTACTGAAGCGCCGACAGGTCTCTCAGCCCCTCTATGGTGATTTTCAGAGTCCTATCCGTGTGGTCGCAGTAGAACTGCAGGGTGAGCCTCAGCCTCCCCCCGCGCTCCTCCACCGCGTAGTGGCCGGGGTGGCCGTTTACGGTTATGGGGATGCCCCGCCCCTCCTTCCTGCCCGGCCTCGCCTTGATCTTTAGGGTGTACGCCTCTGCGCCGTCTTTTATGAAGTGCATAACCTCCCCGTCCCTCACCCACTTTACTCCGTCTACCTCCCTGTGGCGGAAGACGTCGGAGGCCATAGGCATTATGACAAGCCGCCAGTTCGGCGGGGCCGTCAGAACGATGAAGTTGTAAAGCCCGAGAATCCGGTTCCCCACTGCGATTGCGTGCCAGCTGTAGTCAGTGTGCATGGTACTCCCCCAGCAGGTCGAAAATGTCGTGCTCCTTCACAGCCTCCTTCCTAAGCTCGGAGAAGGTGGGGTATATGTATGGCAGGAGGCGCAGGGAGTAGTAAGTCGTCAAGAAGGGTATACCCACAAAGTCGCCGAAGACGAGGATCTCCAGCAGTAGCCTAACCTCCCGGTGGAGCTTCGCCGTCTCTCTGTAGAGGTCGAGGAAGAGGAGGCCGAAGAGGAAGTCCCGGAGAGCTCTCATGAAACAAGCTCCTTCATAAACTGCCTCAGCCTCTCCAGCCCCACTATGTCTTCGGGGAAGAGCCTCACGGAGGCCAGGATGTGGGGCGCGAAGGAGCGCCTAACCAGCTCGAGATTTTTCTGCTGCTCGTCGTATTTACTCTTTAGGAAGCCGGTGGCGTCTCTCTCAGCCTCCTCCCTGGGGATTACCATGTTCACCACCACGCCGCCGAACGGTATTTCGTAGGCCTTCACCATTTCTATAAACCTCTGCACCACGGAGATAGACAGCACGGTGGGTATCGTCACGAAGACAAAACGCGTGGCGGCCGGGTCGGTTAACACGGCGCGGACCTTCATATACCTCTGGTAGAGATCCTGCAACTCGTGGAGGACGGGGTCCTTCTCAATCTCCTCCTTCACCTTCTCCTTACGGAATGACAGCTGCTCCTTTAGGGACAGGGTCTCCATCCTCATCTTAATAGTCCTCTGAAGCCACGCGCCGTAGAGCTTAGACAAGCCGATGAGCCTCACCGCGTTGGCCACCGCCGCCATGTCGAAAACAACTCTGTCGAAGTTGGCGCCCTCCTTCAGGACAACGTCCATCATCTTGTCGAAGGCGGCGGCCTCGTGAAACGCCGGGTTAGTAGTGGCTATGTCCACCAGAGGCTTTATGTCTACAGAAAGCTCAGCCATCTTAAGCATTTCCCTAAGCAACGTGGTGATCCTCGTCTTGTACCTCTCCACAATGTCGTCGTACTGCACCTCCACGGCCCAGAGGTTGCGCGCCCCCGCCACCTCCTTAACCACGCCCCCGGACAAGTCCTGTCCAAACACGGAAGACAGGGAGTGCACAGGGTTGAAGCTGGCGAGCAATGTCTTTTCCCCAGCCGCCTCGGCTAGGTACAGCGCCGTGGCGGCCGCGACGACGGTCTTACCCACGCCGCCCTTGCCGCCGAAGAAGAGGAACTTAATCCTCTGCCCCAGTAGCTGCTTCATAGGTACTCCTCCACCCTCCTCGAAGGCTTCCAGAGCTCCTCAGCAACGCCCCTAAGCACCTCCAGCCCCTTGGGTTCCCTGTTCAACATGGGTATCACAGCTACGAGGTATTTGCCAAACTTATCCACAATCTCCGCTACGTACTTCCTCTGCTCCTCCACCCTCCTCTTGATGTAGGCAGGCGCATCCGGCCGCTTGGCGAGGTCGGGGGGGTACACCTGGTTGAGGACAATCCCGGTGAGCTTAAGCCCCAGGGAGTCGAACATCTCCAGTGCCTTCTCCGTGTCGACAATAGTCATCCGCTCAGGTGTCATGACCATCATAAACGCCGTGGTCTTGGTATTCAAAATAATGTCTCTAAACTTGACAATGCGCCCCCTGATGTACTCCAGCTCGTTTAATATCTCGTCTTCGTAGGTCAGCTTCTGCCTTTTTAGAGACGCCGCCACCCTCCCGTACTCGTAGGCCTGCTTCCTCAACTCGGTAATCTTCTCAACCCACTGGCTCAACACGTCTGCAATTGCGATCATCCTGATGCCGTGCCCAAAGGGGGGCATGTCGAAGACGTAGTAGTCGTACTTGCCCTCCGACACCACATCCACCATGGCGTCGTACACCGCGCTTTCGTACATCGCAGGCTCAGCCGCCGCGCTGTCGATGTACTCCTCAATATCCTTAGGCAGAGCGTCGAGGCGGTACATGTCGATAATCTTCTTCTTTATCGAGGCGACGTACTCGTTGATCTTCTTATCAGCGTCTATCTCCATCACCCAGAGGTTATCCGCCAGCTTCACCTCCCCCTTCCCAAAGACGTTCTGCTCAAACACGTCGCTAAGCGACGCCTGGGGATCGGTGCTGAAGACCAGCGTCTTTTTGCCCATAGACGAGAGTTTTAGAGACGTGGCGGCGCTCAGCGTGGTCTTCCCAAGACCCCCCTTACCCGCGTAGATAAACACCCTCAGGCTGGGGTTCTCCTGCAACAAGCCAGAAAGCCCCTTCATGTCACCAGGTCTGTGAAGTCCCTCTCCCTCAGCATGTACCTCTTCCAGTTCTGGATATTTGGAAAGACGTAGGGCAGAAGCCTCATGGAGTAGTAAGGCGGCAGGATGGGGATCCCCAACATGTCGCCCAGGGTGATGATCATGAATAGGTTGTCTATCTGCGCCTTCACCTTCAAAATCGCCGTCGACTGGCCGTGCACCGTGAGGCCCTCGACCACCTCCCTCAACCTATCTAAGAGACCCATGGTTTCTATGCTACTTCTGTATTTATTTGTTTGCTCTGTATTTAGCCCAGCCCGTTATTAGGTAGTAGGTCATCACCACGCCCAGCACCAGCAGGAGCGCGCCGAACGCCGCCGACAGGAGGTTAGACACCTGTATCAAGCCCTGGCCGTAGAGCTTCGCCGCCGCGGCTTGTACGCCGATGGGCTTGTTGTTAATGGCGTAGAGCGCGTAGACGTAGGTCTCCCAAGCGAGGGCGGCCAG contains:
- a CDS encoding class I SAM-dependent methyltransferase, encoding METFDGGTAAFYNVLVAMRLFHWAYGLAARRVAELASPGAYVLEIGPGVGELLKALERRGYRVVGVDASPPMLKYAQRRAPGASVAGVSFKMPAREAAFDVAVALFTVHHWGDHGRSVAEVWRVLKPGGYFLVVEVDLGRMPLAGSHGCTEQCLRDVLTTHFAVAVERRIPLLIGVGRKAG
- a CDS encoding ArsA family ATPase, translated to MKQLLGQRIKFLFFGGKGGVGKTVVAAATALYLAEAAGEKTLLASFNPVHSLSSVFGQDLSGGVVKEVAGARNLWAVEVQYDDIVERYKTRITTLLREMLKMAELSVDIKPLVDIATTNPAFHEAAAFDKMMDVVLKEGANFDRVVFDMAAVANAVRLIGLSKLYGAWLQRTIKMRMETLSLKEQLSFRKEKVKEEIEKDPVLHELQDLYQRYMKVRAVLTDPAATRFVFVTIPTVLSISVVQRFIEMVKAYEIPFGGVVVNMVIPREEAERDATGFLKSKYDEQQKNLELVRRSFAPHILASVRLFPEDIVGLERLRQFMKELVS
- a CDS encoding ATP-binding protein, which encodes MDIVDVLRYFADFNIPTSLKPRELKVEEMPGKAVVITGPRRAGKTYYLYWLMTQRGGIYVDFEHPLFEGFEPRDVEVLVEAHARLGGPKAAYLDEVQAVEGWEKAVRYLLDRGYSVYATGSTSALLAGDVAREMRGRGLTYLLLPLSFREYLHFKGIDPRPDLVWRPERHAVAKLQEEYLKFGGFPEVALGGDPYRLLKEYLLTVVVRDVADRHGVRNRAALDAVVAYVLNNYGRYLTYSSLHRLLKQRGVTKRTVINYVKYLEEAFFLFQVKRFAKSTREAEAAPRKIYLVDTGYGLLGRKDPSRDLENAVFLELLRRALSSSPPAEIYYAAGEKWEVDFLVTVGGQPAEAVQVAAELHEENMEREVEALARAARRLGARKATVVTLHQEAKLGMVEVKPFWRWALEGWNPYS
- a CDS encoding MqnA/MqnD/SBP family protein, translating into MSVVRIRYAHSEPLFWRARVEVVEAGNIEAARYLADGVAEMGFVPITLAAELGLPVVPRLAIYSVGPIISARLFRGRGPGGYCAVSDTTVSALVLRRLFGLSFTRVEDPWRALEECGGVLAVGDEALKMADRGVPHIVDVGELWWSRVGSPLFFAVLVARRWGPEAEAAVAEMENSVAAFYENPAPLVEAVAGRLGVRRGLVEEYFMRSRYLVGPGGREAMAREAELLGLPPLRFVEAP
- a CDS encoding CARDB domain-containing protein, whose protein sequence is MNSRVGIYISLLLLLVHLAAGQAVAGASDTAVVYFYYKWADPPRQPGAPGIVEVGFYTKTKLVDLSVVLIPRCGWVKPLEAHRALEAGPGAATARLVVAVERLNATCPAALVWRWRFTEPGLGQGGEHIEHVDIYVPAVPEAEARLSGAAVYGLPAAVNLTVVLRGALGGEARIEGSGARVLWPGSAVALRPGVNIIPLRLVAESYTPTVKVAVNAADATGRFYTREIHLQIPVAPPPAVQLQADRPALTPGTLNNVNVTVAVPSGADGVAYLTVAGGSASRSIYVIEVRGGIGRGVVDVVPTSQTVQLRAEVYYTMGGVLRREEAVLTLATTPAAAMARVSAAPGVLVRGVVNNVTLSITAPGAFNASVYPEGAASAGPTPLTVSGVNEARAVARLIPQGQSVRLRVVVSSQRWSEEHVVELPVVGGEAFLILPSKSAVAAGRGDVVPIRIYYIGRASRIDAYVVVTSRYSPPLLQKVELTPGGYAVVNYTVDVPLTAAGPVEITCDVYYTTPEGFGGQERKIVELAVVREPRVKIASIDVAPRNPEAGRPVSLAVTLHNSGFATAYNVEVRLSAPGAAAIIGDAYLGQIQPQQSTATSLLLNATAPGNYTAVIQLRYMDEAGQIYTENATVTLAVKSRAQPLGEAANPGPGLAALAAVAAALVAAAAIAKRRGRQKTELVKKSSD
- a CDS encoding ABC transporter permease; translation: MGAFAALVLKDLREVLSSRYFLASLVGGFAVLIAMGYAMGAVVKTAQASTQKFAVVVNGTTPLGERYAEILRAMGGDIYRSFSPALLDRYGYVVVIPGNFSLPARLPVYTRYRGLMALAPPNVLQNAAAKLAEELGVPPRLVEPRLYIYMGRHVLTDRDVGAVFGLFLVSWMFMFIVPLIIASTAAVSIGMEKEKRTFELILSTPVTPTALVTAKFLSTLLLALIQFGVMTAGLFIYMANIAAAVAASPPPSGEAFELGFAPSPQLVAAVALSSLALALALLGLAFFAATKAEDVKTAQSVVPLVVFPLLIPSFAALFGSVEGWEAYPFVHPLVVAYAVMQGEWGKAYTYLALDWALAAAVALVVARLVTAEYLVLGRVRR
- a CDS encoding ABC transporter ATP-binding protein — its product is MIRAAGLEKRFGRVEALRGLSLEVGEGAVAGLVGPNGAGKTTTLRILAGLIKPDGGFAEVLGVRTDSPEFRKVKRWLAYLPEEVLPYDNLTGRAFIEFIHGLYGVDNIGEAVEISGLGPRVEDKVKTYSRGMKRRLVVAALLTVGARVLLLDEPTAGVDVVHAVEIRKLVREKAKGAAVLYSSHNMLEVETLCDVVYFVNNGVVIDSGRPGDLVARYGAANLEEAFVKALRQTSAAGGRGAPPP